The following coding sequences lie in one Actinomyces capricornis genomic window:
- a CDS encoding glycosyltransferase family 2 protein: protein MTRTVDPAAPDRPVDDERVRVVTVAYNPGAELDRFLGTLAGATRRPLSVVIADNGTQHDVVEAAAQAHGARVVGDGRNRGYGAGANLAAADLEEEWLVVANPDLVWEPGSLDRLLDAALAAPRAGALGPRLLNTDGSIYPSGRALPSLFKGGGHALLGRIWPSNPFSSAYHTAVDSQEGVREVGWLSGACLLLPAAVWRRLGGFDENYFMFFEDVDLGERVGRAGWLNVQVLDAVVVHEQGASWKARPERMIRAHHASARRYLRGVYSATWQAPVRWAVGLGLWLREEVTVLAARRSQRRGEEQ, encoded by the coding sequence GTGACCAGAACTGTGGATCCGGCGGCCCCCGACCGCCCCGTGGACGACGAGCGTGTGCGCGTCGTCACTGTCGCCTACAACCCCGGTGCCGAGCTCGACCGCTTCCTGGGAACCCTGGCCGGGGCGACCCGGCGCCCGCTGAGCGTCGTCATCGCCGACAACGGCACGCAGCACGACGTCGTCGAGGCCGCCGCCCAGGCCCACGGCGCCCGCGTGGTGGGCGACGGGCGCAACCGGGGGTATGGGGCCGGAGCCAACCTGGCGGCCGCGGACCTGGAGGAGGAGTGGCTGGTGGTGGCCAACCCCGACCTGGTGTGGGAGCCCGGCAGCCTGGACCGTCTCCTGGACGCGGCCCTGGCCGCCCCCCGCGCCGGGGCCCTGGGGCCGCGCCTGCTCAACACCGACGGCAGCATCTACCCCTCGGGGCGCGCCCTGCCCTCCCTGTTCAAGGGGGGCGGCCACGCGCTGCTGGGCCGCATCTGGCCATCCAACCCCTTCTCCAGCGCCTACCACACGGCGGTGGACTCCCAGGAGGGCGTGCGCGAGGTGGGCTGGCTCTCGGGGGCCTGCCTGCTGCTGCCGGCCGCCGTGTGGCGCCGCCTGGGTGGCTTCGATGAGAACTACTTCATGTTCTTCGAGGATGTGGACCTGGGGGAGCGCGTGGGCCGGGCCGGGTGGCTCAACGTCCAGGTGCTCGACGCCGTCGTCGTCCACGAGCAGGGGGCGAGCTGGAAGGCCCGCCCCGAGAGGATGATCCGGGCCCACCACGCCTCAGCGCGCCGCTACCTGCGCGGCGTCTACAGCGCCACCTGGCAGGCGCCGGTGCGCTGGGCGGTGGGCCTGGGGCTGTGGCTGCGCGAGGAGGTCACCGTCCTGGCCGCCCGGCGCAGCCAGCGCCGGGGCGAGGAGCAGTAG
- a CDS encoding Gfo/Idh/MocA family protein, with translation MSEHITPDGLAAAPASTDGADGAPQAPMRHLPDKGTAEAPLRVGLIGLGSMGRHHARVIRTTEGMELVAVADPGGDRFGVAGDLPVLGGIEELIDAGLDAAMVAVPTVYHEQVALALAEAGVHTMVEKPIAHDAAAGRRVAQAFASQGLVGAVGYVERCNPALRALRERLDRGDLGEVYQVITRRQGPFPARISDVGVVKDLATHDIDLTAWVAGAPYATISAQVAHRSGRQTEDLMVANGRLANGVIACHEVNWLTPFKERVTIALGEKGAFVADTLTGDLTFHANGTVASTWDQVANFRGVSEGDVIRYAIAKREPLALEQEHFRDAVRGVGSQHVTMAEGVATLDVVEAVLVSAAESRTITL, from the coding sequence ATGAGCGAGCACATCACCCCCGATGGCCTGGCCGCCGCACCGGCGAGCACCGATGGCGCCGACGGCGCCCCGCAGGCGCCCATGAGGCACCTGCCCGACAAGGGCACCGCCGAGGCCCCCCTGCGCGTGGGCCTCATCGGCCTGGGCTCCATGGGGCGCCACCACGCCCGCGTCATCCGCACCACCGAGGGCATGGAGTTGGTGGCCGTGGCCGACCCGGGCGGGGACCGCTTCGGGGTGGCCGGGGACCTGCCGGTGCTGGGCGGCATCGAGGAGCTCATCGACGCCGGGCTGGACGCCGCCATGGTGGCCGTGCCCACCGTCTACCACGAGCAGGTGGCCCTGGCCCTGGCCGAGGCGGGCGTGCACACCATGGTGGAGAAGCCCATCGCGCACGACGCCGCCGCGGGCCGCCGCGTGGCCCAGGCCTTCGCCTCCCAGGGCCTGGTGGGCGCCGTGGGCTACGTCGAGCGCTGCAACCCCGCCCTGCGGGCCCTGCGCGAGCGCCTGGACCGGGGCGACCTGGGGGAGGTCTACCAGGTCATCACCCGCCGCCAGGGGCCCTTCCCGGCGCGCATCAGCGACGTGGGCGTGGTCAAGGACCTGGCCACCCACGACATCGACCTGACCGCCTGGGTGGCCGGCGCCCCCTACGCCACCATCAGCGCCCAGGTGGCCCACCGCTCCGGCCGGCAGACCGAGGACCTCATGGTGGCCAACGGGCGCCTGGCCAACGGCGTCATCGCCTGCCACGAGGTCAACTGGCTCACCCCCTTCAAGGAGCGGGTGACCATCGCCCTGGGGGAGAAGGGCGCCTTCGTGGCCGACACCCTCACCGGGGACCTGACCTTCCACGCCAATGGGACGGTGGCCTCCACCTGGGACCAGGTGGCCAACTTCCGGGGGGTCAGCGAGGGCGACGTCATCCGCTACGCCATCGCCAAGCGCGAGCCCCTGGCCCTGGAGCAGGAGCACTTCCGCGACGCCGTGCGCGGGGTGGGCTCCCAGCACGTCACCATGGCCGAGGGCGTGGCCACGCTCGACGTCGTCGAGGCGGTGCTGGTCTCGGCGGCCGAGTCGCGGACCATCACCCTGTGA
- a CDS encoding acyltransferase, whose translation MPTRIAPTADVSPEAAIGEGTSIWHLAQVRERAVLGENCVVGRGAYIGEGVRMGDNCKVQNYALVYEPAVLADGVFIGPAVTLTNDHFPRAVNPDGTLKSASDWEPVGVSIEQGASIGARAVCVAPVRIGAWATVAAGAVVTKDVPAHALVAGVPARRIGWVGRAGEPLVPIEGGSEGAARWRCPVTGALYEESDTTIREVTH comes from the coding sequence GTGCCCACCCGTATCGCCCCCACCGCCGATGTCTCCCCCGAGGCCGCCATCGGCGAGGGAACGAGCATCTGGCACCTCGCCCAGGTGCGCGAGAGAGCCGTGCTCGGTGAGAACTGCGTCGTGGGCCGTGGCGCCTACATCGGTGAGGGGGTGCGCATGGGCGACAACTGCAAGGTGCAGAACTACGCCCTGGTCTACGAGCCCGCGGTCCTGGCCGACGGGGTCTTCATCGGCCCGGCGGTGACCCTGACCAACGACCACTTCCCCCGCGCCGTCAATCCCGACGGCACCCTGAAGTCCGCCAGCGATTGGGAGCCGGTGGGGGTGAGCATCGAGCAGGGCGCCTCCATCGGGGCGCGCGCCGTGTGCGTGGCCCCGGTGCGCATCGGGGCGTGGGCCACGGTGGCCGCCGGCGCCGTGGTCACCAAGGATGTGCCCGCCCACGCCCTGGTCGCGGGCGTTCCGGCCCGCCGCATCGGCTGGGTGGGGCGCGCCGGCGAGCCCCTGGTCCCCATCGAGGGCGGCAGTGAGGGGGCGGCGCGCTGGCGCTGCCCCGTCACCGGCGCCCTGTACGAAGAGTCCGACACCACCATCCGAGAGGTCACCCACTGA
- a CDS encoding DegT/DnrJ/EryC1/StrS family aminotransferase, protein MSREFIPAAKPIIGQEEREAVDAVIASGMVVQGPQVKAFEEEFSAQVVAGAESVAVNSGTSAQHVATLASRLPEGAEVIVPSFTFAATGNSVAVSGARPVFADIDPVTFTLDPASVEAAITERTAAIEVVHLYGLPANMPAILQIAERHGLAVFEDAAQAHAAAIDGRPVGTFGAWGSFSFYPTKNMTSLEGGMITTSDPELARRCRLIRNQGMDKQYANELVGLNNRMTDVGAAVGRVQLTRLAGWTSARQANAAALDEGLAGVAGVVTPAVPEGYTHVYHQYTIRLEGASAAERDAVQAALREEWQVGTGVYYPIPNHRLESLAPYAPGLELPGTEKAARECLSLPVHPSLSREDLERIVEAVAATVKAGA, encoded by the coding sequence ATGTCACGCGAGTTCATCCCCGCCGCCAAGCCCATCATCGGCCAGGAGGAGCGCGAGGCCGTCGATGCGGTCATCGCCTCGGGCATGGTGGTCCAGGGCCCCCAGGTCAAGGCCTTCGAGGAGGAGTTCAGCGCCCAGGTGGTGGCCGGGGCCGAGTCCGTGGCCGTCAACTCCGGCACCTCCGCCCAGCACGTGGCCACCCTGGCCAGCCGGCTGCCCGAGGGCGCCGAGGTCATCGTCCCCTCCTTCACCTTCGCGGCCACCGGCAACTCGGTGGCCGTCTCGGGCGCCCGGCCGGTCTTCGCCGACATCGACCCGGTCACCTTCACCCTGGACCCGGCCAGTGTCGAGGCCGCCATCACCGAGCGCACGGCCGCCATCGAGGTGGTCCACCTCTACGGACTGCCCGCGAACATGCCCGCGATCCTGCAGATCGCCGAGCGCCACGGCCTGGCGGTCTTCGAGGACGCCGCCCAGGCCCACGCCGCAGCCATCGACGGCAGGCCCGTGGGCACCTTCGGGGCCTGGGGCTCCTTCTCCTTCTACCCCACCAAGAACATGACCAGCCTCGAGGGCGGCATGATCACCACCTCCGACCCCGAGCTGGCGCGCCGCTGCCGCCTCATCCGCAACCAGGGCATGGACAAGCAGTACGCCAACGAGCTGGTGGGCCTCAACAACCGCATGACCGACGTGGGTGCCGCCGTCGGCCGCGTCCAGCTGACCAGGCTGGCCGGCTGGACCTCGGCCCGCCAGGCCAACGCCGCCGCCCTGGACGAGGGCCTGGCCGGGGTCGCGGGCGTGGTCACCCCCGCCGTGCCCGAGGGGTACACACACGTCTACCACCAGTACACGATCCGCCTGGAGGGGGCCAGTGCCGCCGAGCGCGACGCCGTTCAGGCCGCCCTGCGCGAGGAGTGGCAGGTGGGCACCGGCGTGTACTACCCCATCCCCAACCACCGCCTGGAGTCCCTGGCCCCCTACGCCCCGGGCCTGGAGCTGCCCGGCACGGAGAAGGCCGCCCGCGAGTGCCTCTCCCTGCCCGTCCACCCCAGCCTGAGCCGCGAGGACCTCGAGCGCATCGTCGAGGCCGTGGCCGCGACCGTGAAGGCGGGTGCCTGA
- a CDS encoding LCP family protein has translation MSSDDQLPPSISPGSGGADWRRRRSANGDPAGAGRGGRGAVPGPGQSGDGPGRPVSAGSASGSRGSSRGPAGSPTMPPAVPPARAPRSSAGASGQSGPAQPPRSIPPSARRAGSAVGPGGTRGAGGPQGPGASGTARSAAAAGSGRAGDPPRPGGPGPHGPAVGTGASGTSGARPRRPQPPAASRGAGREEAHSPASRPTAGSTRSGQAQPGRAAAGAASGRDEAGGNGAGGNGFAGPRRPRVPSGQSRARAGSSAVPLDADAAPGTPASSGSQAPRGGAPASARRGTFPTRPRAYEGTRVMPAGARASRPDPRPAVVPAGSSPDQPEAPASRDGGRRGRKVLRWVAITLVVLLVLVGARVAWLWHSVSSQLQRVEALSGAQDTPGETWLIVGSDARADGPIQDGTEGARADSVMLLHRADNGQASLTTLPRDTYAEIPDYGGEKINAAYSLGGPQLLVRTVESLSGLTVDHYVEVGMGGVSQMVDAVGGVEVCLDYDVDDPDSGLVWDTSQGTCQSVDGTKALAYARMRKADPTGDIGRGLRQRAVISAVVSKAASPSTITNFSQQDALVDAGTQVLTVDESAGVIDLAQMVLAFRAASGAQMTGAPPIEDLAYEPGGIGQSVLLQDTTAPGFFTRLRDGELTPADFNQPT, from the coding sequence GTGAGCTCTGACGATCAGCTTCCCCCCTCCATCTCTCCGGGATCCGGAGGGGCGGACTGGCGTCGTCGTCGCAGCGCCAACGGTGATCCGGCCGGCGCGGGCCGGGGCGGCCGGGGGGCGGTCCCGGGCCCCGGGCAGTCGGGGGACGGCCCCGGCCGCCCGGTGTCCGCCGGCTCGGCCTCCGGCTCCCGGGGGTCCTCCCGTGGCCCCGCAGGCAGTCCCACGATGCCCCCGGCGGTGCCGCCCGCCCGGGCGCCGCGCTCCTCGGCCGGAGCGTCCGGCCAGTCGGGCCCGGCCCAGCCCCCACGATCGATCCCGCCCTCCGCCCGGCGCGCCGGGAGCGCCGTCGGGCCCGGTGGGACCAGGGGAGCCGGCGGCCCCCAGGGACCCGGCGCGTCCGGGACCGCCCGGTCGGCCGCCGCCGCGGGCTCCGGGCGTGCGGGGGATCCCCCGCGTCCGGGTGGGCCCGGTCCGCACGGGCCCGCGGTAGGGACCGGGGCCTCCGGGACCTCCGGGGCACGCCCCCGGCGCCCCCAGCCACCGGCCGCCTCGCGCGGGGCGGGGCGGGAGGAGGCCCACTCCCCCGCCTCGCGCCCCACCGCCGGTTCCACGAGGTCCGGGCAGGCCCAGCCCGGCCGCGCCGCAGCAGGCGCCGCCTCCGGCCGTGACGAGGCCGGTGGGAACGGCGCCGGTGGGAACGGCTTCGCCGGCCCCCGCCGTCCCCGGGTGCCCTCGGGGCAGAGCCGGGCCCGGGCAGGCTCCTCGGCCGTGCCCCTGGATGCCGACGCCGCCCCGGGCACCCCCGCCTCCTCGGGTTCGCAGGCCCCTCGCGGTGGGGCGCCGGCCTCGGCCCGCCGCGGCACCTTCCCGACCCGCCCCCGGGCCTACGAGGGCACCCGAGTGATGCCCGCGGGCGCCCGAGCCTCCCGACCCGACCCGCGCCCCGCCGTCGTGCCCGCGGGGTCCTCACCGGACCAGCCCGAGGCCCCCGCCTCCCGGGACGGCGGGCGGCGCGGGCGGAAGGTGCTGCGCTGGGTGGCCATCACCCTGGTGGTCCTCCTGGTGCTGGTGGGGGCGCGGGTGGCCTGGCTGTGGCACTCGGTGTCCTCCCAGCTCCAGCGCGTCGAGGCGCTCTCGGGGGCGCAGGACACCCCCGGGGAGACCTGGCTCATCGTGGGCTCAGACGCGCGGGCCGATGGGCCGATCCAGGACGGCACCGAGGGCGCGCGCGCCGATTCCGTCATGCTCCTGCACCGGGCGGACAACGGCCAGGCGAGCCTGACCACGCTGCCGCGCGACACCTACGCGGAGATCCCCGACTACGGGGGCGAGAAGATCAATGCCGCCTACTCCCTGGGCGGGCCCCAGCTGCTGGTGCGGACGGTGGAGTCCCTCTCCGGGCTGACCGTGGACCATTATGTGGAGGTCGGCATGGGCGGGGTCTCCCAGATGGTCGATGCGGTGGGGGGCGTGGAGGTCTGCCTGGACTACGACGTCGACGACCCCGACTCGGGGCTGGTGTGGGACACCTCGCAGGGGACCTGCCAGAGCGTGGACGGGACCAAGGCCCTGGCCTACGCGCGCATGCGCAAGGCCGACCCCACCGGGGACATCGGTCGGGGGCTGCGCCAGCGCGCCGTCATCTCGGCGGTGGTGAGCAAGGCCGCCTCGCCCTCGACGATCACCAATTTCTCCCAGCAGGACGCGCTGGTGGATGCCGGCACCCAGGTGCTCACCGTCGATGAGAGCGCCGGCGTGATCGACCTGGCCCAGATGGTGCTGGCCTTCCGCGCGGCCTCCGGGGCGCAGATGACCGGGGCGCCGCCGATCGAGGACCTGGCCTACGAGCCGGGGGGCATCGGCCAGTCGGTGCTCCTCCAGGACACCACCGCGCCGGGCTTCTTCACCAGGCTGCGCGACGGCGAGCTGACCCCCGCCGACTTCAACCAGCCCACCTAA
- a CDS encoding LCP family protein encodes MPKTALPHARHSVKDLGRHAGRRVMLCVLAVALFAASGVGFAWHDLQSRINSVDVGDILGGDRPGEDLPDSYEGRAVNLLVLGTDSRSGANNVDNSEGTEEGAGARSDTAMIMHISADRKRIEVVSVPRDTLVDIPECTTLDGETTESSTDTQFNFAFSNGSNGGNETKDVASGAACTQRTVEQMTGIRIDDFVVVDFNGLSTMVDSLGGVKVYVDEPIDDPEYTGLVLDEGCHTMNGATALQYSRVRHGVGNGSDISRIPRQQNLVGAMMRTAQSKNLLTNADQLYTFSASALETLTTSERIGKLQTLMGLASSVQSVGMENISFITMPHQEAEWDPDRVEPTAEADAVWKALRADKPVAEASVTSQADGSVPSQEPTDGEQTESAEPTPEEPTAEESQDGSATPSEDASAAAAKAAAIQQCR; translated from the coding sequence GTGCCAAAGACAGCCTTGCCGCACGCGCGGCACTCCGTGAAGGATCTGGGCCGCCACGCCGGGCGGCGCGTCATGCTGTGCGTCCTGGCGGTGGCGCTCTTCGCGGCCTCCGGCGTCGGCTTCGCCTGGCACGACCTGCAGTCCCGCATCAACTCCGTGGACGTCGGCGACATCCTGGGCGGGGACCGCCCCGGCGAGGACCTCCCCGACAGCTACGAGGGCCGCGCCGTCAACCTCCTGGTCCTGGGCACGGACTCGCGCAGCGGCGCCAACAACGTCGACAACTCCGAGGGCACCGAGGAGGGGGCCGGGGCCCGCTCGGACACGGCGATGATCATGCACATCTCGGCCGACCGCAAGCGCATCGAGGTCGTCTCCGTGCCCCGCGACACCCTGGTGGACATCCCGGAGTGCACCACCCTGGACGGCGAGACCACCGAGTCCTCCACCGACACGCAGTTCAACTTCGCCTTCTCCAACGGCTCCAACGGCGGCAACGAGACCAAGGACGTGGCCTCCGGGGCGGCCTGCACCCAGCGCACCGTGGAGCAGATGACGGGCATCCGCATCGACGACTTCGTCGTGGTGGACTTCAACGGCCTGTCCACGATGGTCGACTCCCTGGGCGGGGTCAAGGTCTACGTCGATGAGCCGATCGACGACCCCGAGTACACCGGCCTGGTCCTGGACGAGGGCTGCCACACCATGAACGGCGCCACCGCCCTGCAGTACTCCCGCGTGCGCCACGGGGTGGGCAACGGATCGGACATCTCCCGCATCCCCCGCCAGCAGAACCTCGTGGGCGCCATGATGCGCACCGCCCAGTCCAAGAACCTGCTGACCAACGCCGACCAGCTCTACACCTTCTCCGCCTCCGCCCTGGAGACCCTGACCACCTCCGAGCGCATCGGCAAGCTCCAGACCCTCATGGGCCTGGCCTCCAGCGTCCAGAGCGTGGGGATGGAGAACATCAGCTTCATCACCATGCCCCACCAGGAGGCCGAGTGGGACCCGGATCGGGTCGAGCCCACCGCGGAGGCCGATGCGGTGTGGAAGGCGCTGCGGGCAGACAAGCCGGTGGCCGAGGCCTCCGTGACCTCCCAGGCCGACGGCAGCGTCCCCAGCCAGGAGCCCACCGACGGCGAGCAGACCGAGTCCGCCGAGCCCACGCCGGAGGAGCCCACCGCCGAGGAGAGCCAGGACGGCAGCGCCACCCCCAGCGAGGACGCGAGCGCGGCGGCAGCCAAGGCAGCCGCCATCCAGCAGTGCCGGTGA
- a CDS encoding glycosyltransferase family 2 protein, producing MVIPLFNEATVIRGVIEQARQIFPLVVVVDDGSTDDSARQAELAGAVVVRHPVNLGQGAALQTGFRYLLERTEAAYAVTFDADGQHSAQDAADMVRAARQEDLAVVLGSRFLKGPSPVGWLKRLVLRTAAAVSSRTSGMRLTDAHNGLRVLRRDALERLDLRQNRMAHASEIVRQIGAMGLPWREFPVTITYTEYSKAKGQSLWNSVNILVDLLFS from the coding sequence CTGGTCATCCCCCTGTTCAATGAGGCCACCGTCATCCGCGGGGTCATCGAGCAGGCCCGGCAGATCTTCCCCCTGGTCGTCGTGGTCGACGACGGCTCGACCGACGACTCGGCGCGCCAGGCCGAGCTGGCGGGGGCCGTCGTCGTGCGCCACCCCGTCAACCTGGGCCAGGGCGCCGCCCTGCAGACCGGATTCCGCTACCTGCTGGAGCGCACCGAGGCCGCCTACGCGGTCACCTTCGACGCCGACGGGCAGCACTCGGCCCAGGACGCCGCCGACATGGTGCGCGCCGCCCGCCAGGAGGACCTGGCCGTCGTCCTGGGCTCGCGCTTCCTCAAGGGCCCCTCCCCCGTGGGCTGGCTCAAGCGCCTGGTGCTGCGCACCGCGGCGGCGGTGAGCTCGCGCACCTCCGGCATGCGCCTGACCGACGCCCACAACGGCCTGCGGGTCCTGCGCCGCGATGCGCTCGAGCGCCTGGACCTGCGCCAGAACCGCATGGCGCACGCCAGTGAGATCGTCCGCCAGATCGGGGCCATGGGCCTGCCCTGGCGGGAGTTCCCGGTGACCATCACCTACACCGAGTACTCCAAGGCCAAGGGCCAGTCCCTGTGGAACTCCGTGAACATCCTCGTCGACCTGCTCTTCTCCTGA
- a CDS encoding lipopolysaccharide biosynthesis protein translates to MRSSPFLGHVLTLMTGTAVAQVITFLMTMVLARIYTPEDMGHLAAYIAVASIVVAVAALRYDMAIMLPKTDAQALSVARLGMWCIVVVSALATVLSFPLRGLAARYWGGELAAWLPLLGLTTLLMAGVELLKYWFNRHSDYRVIAVNQAEQQIGLTGGQLLLGLTWLGGLPGLILGHTAGQLFAFLNLGRQAPALRRALPADAPPLRWAARRYRRMPLLNAPNALVDAVRLNGIQLLIGGYSAAALGQFQLAWRVLDAPLILINGAVARVFFQKLSAIEPGQMRPLVRATIRRAVLVGAVPFALIYLLSPWFFPLFFGGQWDQAGDFGRALTPWLFMLLITSPISNLFVVTEHQDWLLGFSILYAAAPLAWLALSPLDLLATSYILGAIMGGLLVLMTLMADLAAGHFDRTPRPGAGRPETGQEGQEAGH, encoded by the coding sequence CTGCGCTCCTCGCCCTTCCTGGGCCATGTGCTCACCCTCATGACGGGCACGGCCGTGGCCCAGGTCATCACCTTCCTCATGACGATGGTCCTGGCGCGCATCTACACCCCCGAGGACATGGGGCACCTGGCCGCCTATATCGCGGTGGCCTCCATCGTGGTGGCGGTGGCGGCCCTGCGCTACGACATGGCGATCATGCTGCCCAAGACCGATGCCCAGGCGCTGAGCGTGGCCAGGCTGGGCATGTGGTGCATCGTCGTGGTCTCCGCGCTGGCCACGGTGCTGTCCTTCCCGCTGCGGGGCCTGGCCGCCCGCTACTGGGGCGGGGAGCTGGCGGCCTGGCTGCCGCTGCTGGGCCTGACCACGCTGCTCATGGCGGGGGTCGAGCTGCTGAAGTACTGGTTCAACCGCCACAGCGACTACCGTGTCATCGCGGTCAACCAGGCCGAGCAGCAGATCGGCCTGACCGGGGGGCAGCTCCTCCTGGGGCTGACCTGGCTGGGGGGCCTGCCGGGTCTCATCCTGGGGCATACGGCCGGGCAGCTCTTCGCCTTCCTCAACCTGGGGCGCCAGGCGCCGGCCCTGCGGCGAGCCCTGCCCGCCGACGCCCCGCCGCTGCGCTGGGCGGCCCGCCGCTACCGGCGGATGCCACTGCTCAACGCCCCCAACGCCCTGGTGGACGCCGTGCGGCTCAATGGCATCCAGTTGCTCATCGGCGGGTACTCCGCGGCCGCCCTGGGCCAGTTCCAGCTGGCCTGGCGGGTGCTGGACGCGCCCCTCATCCTCATCAACGGCGCGGTGGCCCGCGTGTTCTTCCAGAAGCTCTCGGCCATCGAGCCGGGCCAGATGCGGCCCCTGGTGCGCGCCACCATCAGGCGGGCGGTGCTGGTGGGCGCGGTGCCCTTCGCCCTCATCTACCTGCTGTCCCCCTGGTTCTTCCCCCTGTTCTTCGGGGGCCAGTGGGATCAGGCCGGCGACTTCGGCCGGGCGCTGACCCCCTGGCTGTTCATGCTGCTCATCACCTCCCCGATCTCGAACCTGTTCGTGGTCACCGAGCACCAGGACTGGCTGCTGGGCTTCTCCATCCTCTATGCCGCCGCGCCCCTGGCCTGGCTGGCGCTCTCCCCGCTGGACCTGCTGGCCACCAGCTACATCCTGGGGGCGATCATGGGCGGGCTGCTGGTCCTCATGACCCTCATGGCCGACCTGGCCGCCGGCCACTTCGACCGCACGCCCCGGCCCGGGGCCGGTCGGCCCGAGACCGGGCAGGAGGGCCAGGAGGCCGGGCACTGA
- a CDS encoding DUF2304 domain-containing protein — protein sequence MSSQIIIQVLLITAVAAVGWMMMRSPGGARHQAARRVATLAFALFAIIAILTPSLTTTVAHMVGVGRGADLLLYALVVAFLAQVLSSFRRNAARERQITRLARRIALDAAPPPPSTAGTGTTGSAGTERPAGT from the coding sequence ATGAGCTCCCAGATCATCATCCAAGTCCTTCTCATCACCGCCGTCGCCGCCGTGGGGTGGATGATGATGCGCAGCCCCGGCGGGGCCCGCCACCAGGCCGCGCGCCGGGTGGCCACCCTGGCCTTCGCCCTGTTCGCCATCATCGCCATCCTCACCCCCTCCCTGACCACCACCGTGGCCCACATGGTGGGCGTGGGCCGCGGGGCCGACCTGCTGCTCTACGCACTGGTGGTCGCCTTCCTGGCCCAGGTCCTGTCCTCCTTCCGGCGCAATGCCGCCAGGGAGAGGCAGATCACTCGCCTGGCGCGCCGCATCGCCCTGGACGCCGCTCCCCCGCCGCCCAGCACCGCCGGCACCGGCACCACAGGGTCCGCTGGCACCGAGCGGCCCGCCGGCACCTGA
- a CDS encoding glycosyltransferase, producing MTQAPRAGGERAEAASGAGRRSLLLLTDFYPYEVGEEFLEQEIETLCAAFDEVVIVPVRLSEGARQTRPLPPNARCALLPASRLPDWRAQALLRAPQILLGRERMVETPPWRSPGRFGMDVRFAAIALSAYSRMRRLLPSLGLEGSSSLVIYSYWFFTGAALGGMLRRRELAGRRVRVVARAHAYDVDEKDAPRGYVPARRFVMRAVDRVYPISQYAAGFLLRRFPGVTDRIEVRRLGVPAAKATRRRPTEPFALVSCSHMAPYKRVDLIVEAVAELERRGRRVAWTHIGEFDAERLEAMRERARAAISRSPVTFTGHMTNAEVRELYASQDFSCFLNCSDGEGVPVSVMEAQATGLPVVATAAGGTGEIVHDGVNGRLIPVEVSPAQIADAVESVMDLDEQAYEAMSREAHATWARMSDAERQYREFTEGLVALEGVEGAEQA from the coding sequence ATGACGCAGGCACCACGGGCTGGGGGCGAGCGCGCCGAAGCCGCCAGCGGGGCAGGCCGCCGCAGCCTGCTGCTGCTCACCGACTTCTACCCCTACGAGGTGGGCGAGGAGTTCCTGGAGCAGGAGATCGAGACCCTGTGCGCCGCCTTCGATGAGGTGGTCATCGTGCCGGTGCGCCTGAGCGAGGGGGCCCGCCAGACCCGCCCCCTGCCGCCCAATGCCCGCTGCGCCCTCCTGCCGGCCTCGCGCCTGCCCGACTGGCGGGCCCAGGCGCTCCTGCGCGCCCCCCAGATCCTCCTGGGGCGCGAGCGCATGGTCGAGACGCCCCCGTGGCGCAGCCCGGGGCGCTTCGGCATGGATGTGCGCTTCGCCGCGATCGCCCTGAGCGCCTACAGCCGGATGCGCCGCCTCCTGCCCTCTCTGGGCCTGGAGGGTTCGAGCAGCCTGGTCATCTACTCCTACTGGTTCTTCACCGGGGCGGCCCTGGGCGGCATGCTGCGCCGCCGCGAGCTGGCGGGCCGCAGGGTGCGGGTGGTGGCCCGGGCCCACGCCTACGACGTCGATGAGAAGGATGCGCCGCGCGGGTACGTGCCGGCGCGCCGCTTCGTCATGAGGGCGGTGGACCGGGTGTACCCGATCTCCCAGTACGCGGCCGGCTTCCTGCTCCGCCGCTTCCCGGGGGTCACTGACAGGATCGAGGTGCGGCGCCTGGGCGTGCCGGCCGCGAAGGCGACCCGGCGCCGCCCCACCGAGCCCTTCGCCCTGGTCTCCTGCTCCCACATGGCCCCCTATAAGCGGGTGGACCTCATCGTGGAGGCCGTCGCCGAGCTGGAGCGGCGCGGGCGGCGTGTGGCCTGGACCCATATCGGGGAGTTCGACGCCGAGCGCCTGGAGGCCATGCGCGAGCGCGCCCGGGCCGCCATCAGCCGCAGCCCGGTGACCTTCACCGGGCATATGACCAATGCCGAGGTGCGAGAGCTCTATGCCTCGCAGGACTTCTCCTGCTTCCTCAACTGCTCTGACGGCGAGGGGGTGCCGGTCTCGGTCATGGAGGCCCAGGCCACGGGCCTGCCGGTGGTGGCCACCGCCGCCGGGGGCACGGGCGAGATCGTGCACGACGGCGTCAACGGCCGTCTCATCCCGGTGGAGGTCAGCCCCGCGCAGATCGCCGACGCCGTGGAGTCCGTCATGGACCTGGACGAGCAGGCCTATGAGGCGATGAGCCGGGAGGCGCACGCCACCTGGGCGCGCATGTCCGACGCCGAGCGCCAGTACCGCGAGTTCACCGAGGGCCTGGTGGCCCTGGAAGGGGTCGAGGGGGCCGAGCAGGCCTGA